A window of Apium graveolens cultivar Ventura chromosome 8, ASM990537v1, whole genome shotgun sequence contains these coding sequences:
- the LOC141679602 gene encoding uncharacterized protein LOC141679602, translating into MDLDPEKDASLGAWTLKVDGSSISERPGAGLILKSPEGFMIQIAISFGFPATNNQAEYEALIAGLKLSRTLRVQDLKIYDDSHIVVKQTNGEYIAKDPSLAKYQALVQSYLTSIPKHQVLQICREENKEADILSKLVQNSTDLDCSVYFEELHKPSIESVEVLEIESN; encoded by the coding sequence ATGGACCTGGATCCAGAAAAAGATGCAAGTCTGGGAGCCTGGACCTTAAAAGTAGATGGTTCTTCAATAAGCGAAAGGCCGGGAGCCGGACTCATACTCAAAAGCCCTGAAGGATTCATGATTCAAATAGCTATATCTTTCGGCTTCCCCGCAACAAACAatcaagcagaatatgaggcctTGATCGCAGGACTAAAGCTCTCCAGGACTCTTAGGGTCCAGGACTTAAAAATCTACGATGACTCCCACatagtggtcaagcaaacaaatggAGAATACATAGCAAAGGACCCTTCTCTGGCGAAGTACCAAGCACTGGTTCAGAGCTACTTAACCTCAATACCAAAACATCAAGTCCTTCAGATATGTCGAGAAGAAAATAAAGAAGCGGATATCCTATCTAAATTAGTCCAGAACTCAACAGATCTGGACTGCTCAGTTTACTTCGAAGAGCTTCACAAACCATCTATTGAATCCGTAGAGGTCTTGGAGATCGAAAGCAACTAA